The following are from one region of the Capsicum annuum cultivar UCD-10X-F1 chromosome 1, UCD10Xv1.1, whole genome shotgun sequence genome:
- the LOC107859486 gene encoding uncharacterized protein LOC107859486 — MSLAIINGRGLPFCNYLFKRSLEKYGAKHRVETPYHPQISGQVQMSNIEIKFILAKTVNADCTDWVRKLDDELYSYYTTYKTPIGASPYQLVYDKACHLPIKLKHKTLWALKKLNVDWQNAAKSRLNDINELDEFQLRAYGSSAL; from the coding sequence ATGTCCTTAGCTATTATTAATGGCAGAGGGTTACCTTTCTGTAATTATCTATTCAAAAGATCGCTTGAAAAGTATGGAGCAAAACATAgggtggaaacaccttatcatccacaGATTAGTGGACAGGTTCAGATGTCCAACATAGAAATCAAGTTCATATTGGCGAAGACTGTAAATGCCGATTGTACTGATTGGGTAAGAAAGTTAGATGACGAATTGTATTCTTACTACACAACGTATAAGACCCCCATAGGTGCTTCACCATATCAGCTAGTGTATGACAAGGCTTGTCACCTACCAATTAAGCTTAAGCATAAGACACTCTGGGCGTTGAAGAAGCTGAATGTAGATTGGCAAAATGCAGCCAAGTCAAGGTTAAATGATatcaatgagttggatgaattccagcTTCGAGCATATGGAAGTTCAgcactttaa